A section of the Labrus mixtus chromosome 15, fLabMix1.1, whole genome shotgun sequence genome encodes:
- the LOC132989631 gene encoding fibulin-2-like, giving the protein MDLQRVILFLCWMTLCMDTCLSQKDCTGVDCPTQHDCIETVLNEGACCPTCTRKGCTCEGYQYYDCVQAGFRRGKVPEGESYFVDFGSTECSCPQGGGKISCHFIPCPEISPNCIDISQPADGCPQCIRIGCTHGNKKYEAGHSFNINKCQVCHCPNEGGRLMCSPIPGCDLRSSNKPARVTTTGNNNPLRDINSRHDRQQTTPVGPFSKLVLGNTLPLYKQDPPSFGRGDHDYTLARPTSSTIQDLAQPLESTTAPPAYPESSSTSFGSPDYRRQELRGTWKSLHPERSSEAEVTHDMDPTTTGAQSETSTSLTTTTTQRETTENQQDVSERTIRHNGDRRKAAPNNLKDTAYTARTNKGARHSGNHKHRSHTGGHGGTHATGLKEQEKVTLEQRQSPSAEEKGTYPTIQFSPTSRAPVRMKEDREQPQRQPQTLHNYHSREAEEDTELSAEELVTSCCETGEKWASANGHCNNMEPPTRDRLFICWTAQQQCCLGSLRESRCLTGINEARAGNTCRDANDKCGIDSLQECCDCCSLGLQFRREGHNCEAHQYMGFHCRHVFLTCCEGEGSRAGSQDGWHTVRERTAVNPTAPPKKVSDSPYPKEAFSIGGEQDGENAVEVEDMDECLIYEGNICHQRCINTPGSFRCECFPGYVLQEDAFTCAQETTDEDNRLKEDDRAAVGPTSTPPPSTQPPVPLNPCEGNNPCEQHCTSVGRRPQCSCYPGFSLMADGHSCEDINECLSAHACQLNERCVNSAGSYICQRLITCPTGHQINNDICEDINECVQQSHNCGPGFECVNTEGAFRCNPKPQCPVGFNRDTQGICKDIDECGALAQACSLGFNCINTVGSFMCQRKIICSRGYHASPDGSRCIDVDECQSSLHRCGEGQLCHNLPGSYRCECQTGYQYDSFRRMCVDVNECWRYPGRLCAQTCENTPGSYECTCTTGFRLSGDGKNCEDVDECLASPCSQECANMYGSYQCYCRQGYYLREDGHTCEDIDECSQSIGHLCTYKCVNVPGSYQCACPEYGYTMSPNGRSCRDVDECTTGAHNCSLAETCYNIQGGYRCLSLDCPPNYRKVSDTRCERISCPDHMECQNSPLRITYYYLSFQSNIVIPAQIFRIGPSPAYSGDNVIVSITQGNEENYFSTRKLNTYTGAVYLHRQVEGSRDFLINVEMKLWRQGTFTTFQARIYVFITASSL; this is encoded by the exons ATGGACCTTCAGAGggttatattatttttatgcTGGATGACTCTGTGCATGGATACCTGTTTGAGCCAGAAAGACTGCACGGGTGTGGACTGTCCTACTCAGCATGACTGCATTGAAACTGTCCTAAATGAAGGTGCCTGCTGTCCCACCTGTACACGAAAGGGCTGCACCTGTGAAGGTTACCAGTACTACGACTGTGTCCAAGCAGGCTTCCGGAGAGGGAAAGTCCCAGAGGGGGAATCTTACTTTGTGGATTTCGGAAGCACCGAATGCTCCTGTCCGCAGGGAGGGGGGAAGATAAGCTGCCATTTTATCCCATGTCCTGAAATTTCCCCCAACTGCATTGATATTTCACAACCTGCAGATGGATGTCCTCAGTGTATACGGATTGGCTGCACCCATGGCAACAAGAAGTATGAGGCAGGACACTCctttaacataaataaatgcCAGGTTTGCCACTGTCCAAATGAAGGTGGAAGGTTAATGTGTTCACCGATCCCGGGCTGCGACCTTCGCAGTTCTAATAAGCCTGCACGAGTGACCACCACCGGGAACAACAACCCTTTGAGAGACATTAACAGTCGTCATGACAGGCAACAAACGACTCCAGTTGGACCATTTTCCAAGCTGGTACTGGGAAACACTCTCCCACTGTACAAGCAGGACCCACCCAGTTTTGGCAGAGGAGATCATGACTACACTCTGGCAAGACCAACGTCTTCCACTATCCAAGATTTGGCTCAACCGCTGGAATCTACTACAGCACCACCAGCTTACCCAGAGTCAAGCTCCACTTCCTTCGGCTCCCCTGATTACAGAAGACAGGAGCTAAGAGGTACATGGAAAAGCCTTCAtccagagaggagcagtgaggcTGAGGTCACACATGACATGGATCCAACCACTACAGGGGCTCAGAGCGAAACATCAACGTCGCTAACAACGAcaaccacacagagagagaccacAGAGAACCAACAGGATGTTAGTGAAAGGACCATAAGGCATAATGGTGACAGGCGCAAAGCTGCTCCAAACAATCTAAAAGACACAGCTTACACTGCCCGTACAAACAAGGGGGCCAGACACTCCGGCAATCACAAACATAGGAGTCACACAGGAGGTCATGGAGGCACTCATGCTACTGGCCTTAAGGAGCAAGAAAAAGTGACATTGGAACAGAGGCAGTCGCCGAGTGCAGAGGAGAAAGGAACATACCCGACAATACAGTTCAGTCCCACCAGCAGAGCTCCAGTCAGGATGAAGGAGGATAGGGAGCAGCCTCAAAGACAACCTCAAACCCTCCACAACTACCACTCCCgagaggcagaggaagacaCTGAAT TGTCTGCTGAGGAGCTAGTGACGTCCTGCTGTGAGACAGGAGAGAAATGGGCTTCAGCTAATGGTCACTGCAACAACATGGAGCCACCCACAAGAGATAGGCTCTTCATCTGCTG GACTGCCCAACAACAGTGCTGCCTCGGGTCCCTGAGAGAAAGTCGGTGTTTGACCGGAATAAATGAAGCCAGAGCGGGAAACACGTGTCGCGATGCCAACGATAAATGTGGGATTGATTC CTTGCAGGAGTGCTGTGACTGCTGCTCTCTGGGGCTGCAGTTCCGCAGAGAGGGGCACAACTGTGAAGCCCACCAGTACATGGGCTTCCACTGCAGACACGTCTTTCTAACCTGCTGCGAGGGGGAGGGGAGCAGGGCTGGGAGTCAAGATGGTTGGCACACTGTTAGAGAGAGGACCGCTGTCAACCCCACTGCGCCGCCAAAAAAAG TATCTGACAGTCCCTACCCTAAAGAGGCATTCTCCATCGGTGGGGAGCAGGACGGGGAGAATGcggtggaggtggaggacatGGACGAGTGCCTGATATATGAGGGCAACATCTGCCACCAGAGATGTATCAACACGCCAGGCTCTTTCCGGTGCGAGTGCTTCCCTGGATACGTGTTGCAGGAGGATGCTTTCACTTGTGCCCAAG AGACGACGGACGAGGACAACAGACTCAAGGAGGACGACAGAGCGGCAGTGGGACCCACTTCAACGCCTCCGCCTTCCACCCAGCCTCCTGTCCCACTCAACCCCTGTGAAG GCAACAACCCATGTGAGCAACACTGCACCTCAGTGGGGAGAAGGCCACAGTGCTCCTGTTACCCAGGATTCTCCCTGATGGCTGACGGACACTCCTGTGAGG ATATAAACGAGTGTTTGTCTGCACATGCCTGCCAGTTGAATGAGCGCTGTGTGAACAGTGCCGGGAGTTACATCTGTCAGAGACTGATCACCTGTCCCACCGGACACCAGATCAACAACGACATCTGTGAAG aCATCAATGAGTGCGTGCAACAGAGCCATAACTGTGGACCTGGCTTTGAGTGTGTGAATACCGAGGGTGCGTTCAGGTGCAACCCTAAACCTCAGTGTCCTGTGGGTTTTAACCGAGACACGCAGGGAATCTGTAAGG ACATTGATGAGTGTGGCGCTTTGGCCCAGGCGTGCAGTCTGGGGTTTAACTGCATCAACACGGTGGGATCGTTCATGTGCCAAAGGAAGATCATATGCAGCCGTGGCTATCATGCCAGTCCTGATGGATCCAGATGTATTG ACGTGGACGAGTGTCAGAGCAGTCTGCATCGCTGTGGAGAGGGCCAGCTGTGCCACAATCTGCCTGGTTCCTATCGTTGTGAATGTCAGACTGGCTATCAGTACGATTCATTCAGGAGGATGTGTGTAG atGTGAACGAGTGCTGGCGCTACCCAGGCCGCCTGTGTGCCCAGACCTGCGAGAACACCCCAGGCTCATATGAATGCACTTGTACCACTGGTTTCCGCTTATCCGGGGATGGCAAGAACTgcgaag ACGTGGATGAATGCTTGGCCAGCCCATGCAGTCAGGAGTGTGCCAACATGTACGGTTCCTACCAGTGCTACTGCCGACAGGGCTACTACCTGAGGGAGGATGGGCACACCTGTGAGG ACATCGACGAGTGTTCCCAGAGCATCGGCCATCTTTGCACCTATAAGTGTGTGAATGTCCCCGGCAGCTACCAGTGTGCATGTCCTGAATATGGATATACAATGTCTCCAAATGGACGCTCTTGCAGAg atGTTGACGAGTGCACCACGGGGGCCCATAACTGCTCTCTAGCTGAGACCTGCTACAACATCCAAGGAGGGTACCGCTGCCTTTCCCTCGACTGTCCTCCAAACTACCGCAAAGTGTCCGACAC TCGCTGTGAGCGGATCAGCTGTCCAGACCACATGGAATGTCAAAACTCTCCTCTGAGAATCACCTACTACTACCTCAGCTTTCAGTCCAACATCGTCATCCCTGCACAGATATTCCGTATTGGGCCTTCCCCCGCCTACTCAGGAGACAACGTCATCGTCAGCATCACGCAGGGAAACGAGGAGAACTACTTCAGCACCAGGAAGCTGAACACCTACACGGGCGCCGTTTACCTGCATCGACAGGTTGAGGGTTCGAGGGATTTCTTAATCAATGTGGAGATGAAGCTTTGGAGACAGGGGACGTTTACCACGTTCCAGGCCAGGATCTACGTCTTCATCACAGCCAGCTCACTCTAA